The sequence GCGTGGCGACCTCGCTCACCGCCGCGACCGGCGAAACGCCGCCCGGGATGCAGGTTCACGCGGAGATGATCGCGCAGATGCTCGATGGCGCCAGGCTTTCGCAGCCTGCACCGGTCGTCCTGTGGCTCCTTGGGCTGGCCGTGGTCCTGACGGCCGCGCTCACCGGCCTCGTCGAGCTGCGCAACCTCCGGATCTACCCCCTGCTGGCGATCCAGTTTGCGGCGCTGCTGGGCGTACCGTTCCTGCTTCAGTGGCGCGGGGTCGATACTTATGGCCTGCCCGCCGCCGGGTGGCTGCTCGGCTGGATCCTCGCCTTCAGCGCGGTGACCTCGGCCGCTCGCGCCTCGAGCGCGGTGCAGCGACGGTTCGCTCAGGGCGCGCTGGGCAAGTACCTCCCGCGCGAGATGGCGGAGGAAATCCTCGAACACCCTGAACGGCTGTCGCTCCACGGCGAGAAGAAGGAGATCTACGTCCTCTTCAGCGACCTCGAAGGCTTCACCAAAATGAGCCACGCGCTGCAGCCGGAAATGGTCGCCAAGCTACTCAACCGCTACCTCGACATGCTGAGCGACGTCGTGCTCGAACACGGCGGGGTGATCGACAAGTTCGTGGGGGACGCGGTGGTCGCGTTCTGGGGCGCGCCGATCGCCAAGCCGGACGACGGCGCCCGCGCGGCCAAGGCGGGTTACGCCGTGTGGCAGGCTGGCGAGGAATTCCGCAAGAGCATCGACCCCAGCCTCCCGCCAGTCGGCAAGACCCGCGTGGGCCTCCATTTCGGCGAGGCGGTGATCGGCAACTTCGGCGGCAAGAGCCGCATCCAGTACACCGCACTCGGCGACAGCATGAACACGGCGTCGCGGTTGGAGGCGGCCAACAAGGCGCTCTATTCCAGCGTCATGGCGAGCCGCGAGTTCGCCGACCGCTCGGGCCTAGACTGGTGGCGGCCAATGGGCCGGGTAGTGCTGCGCGGGCGGATGAAGCCGGTCGACCTGTTCGAGCCCGCGCCCGACTTCCCGCAGGAGGATCGCGCGGCGCTCTATCAGGCGATGATCCTGGTGGAGAAGGACAAGCCGGCGGCGCTCGAAGTCCTGCGCGGGGTCGCTGAGAGGCACCCCGACGACGCCGCCCTCGCCAATCTCGTCGAACGCACCGAACGCCTGTCGAACAACTACGCGTTCATCCTCGGATGAGCGCACAACTACCGGAATTTCACTGACAACTCCGGGCGAATTTTGGTAGGAAGGTCTCGGTCGATGAAAGGGGAACGTGGGGTGAAGCAAGCGAAGACGAAACGGTTGATCCCGTTCGCGCTGGCGGCGGCCGCCTGTGTGCTCGTGCCTGCGATTGCCTCGGCGGGCGTGGTTGTAGCGTCGAGCGGACCATCGGCCTCCAGCTTCCCCGTCGGCAAGAAGATCGGCGACAGCGAGAAGATCGTCCTGCGCGCCGGCGATGCGCTTACCGTGCTCGACGGCAAGGGCACCCGCGTCCTGCGCGGGGCGGGGACGTTCTCGCTCGACCAGCAGGCCGGACCGAACAAGAGCGGCACTTTCGCGGTCCTGACCGAGCGCCGTTCGGCGCAACGGATGCGCACCGGGGCGGTTCGCGGCGACGAAGTGACCGGACAGGTCCAGCCGCCGAACCTGTGGTACGTGGACCTCGCCAAGCCCGGCAAGGTGTGTCTGGCCGAGACTGACCGCGTGCGCATCTGGCGCAACACCACCGATGGCGAAGCGAGCTACACCCTCAGCCCCGCAGGTGGCGGCAAGTCCGAGACCATTAACTTCGGCGACGGGGACATGCTGACGCCGTGGGACACCGCGGGCCTGCCGGTCACCGCCGGCCAGGTCTATCGCATCGCGGATGCGCGCGGGAATGCTGTCGGCGAACTTAGCTTTGCAATCCTCAATCCGGTGGCCGAAGAGCCCGAAGCGCTCGCCCAGCAACTGATCGAGAATGGCTGCACCAGGCAGCTTGAGCTGCTCTCTTCGGCAACGATGGTGACCGAAGGATAGCATAAGGCGCCGCACAGGCGCCGAAGCCGGTAACGGCTCGAAGGCGAAGCGGGCGAGGGAAGCCGGCTTTCGACCAGGCCGTACCGAATGGGGGTTTCATGGGGTTTTTCGCGAGTAAGCGCCTGCTGATCGGATTGGCGATATGCGTCGCCGTTCCGGGATCGGCGCTGGCGCAGCAGGGCGCGGTGCCCAATCCGCCGACCAGCACCGACCTCAACGTCGCGCGGGACGAAGCTAGCCGGCAACGGCCGAGCACGCTGTCGGTCGAAGGCGACA comes from Altererythrobacter sp. Root672 and encodes:
- a CDS encoding adenylate/guanylate cyclase domain-containing protein codes for the protein MAGGRSSNFLTRGWRNIREAGTRRLVLTALLLIVALLLARFSWYLPVTDQAENRLYDLRSFVLAAQVDQDDRIALVVYDDQTLINARKRSPLDRGLLADALRNLDGMGAKAIGIDILFDQPQDEDDELIATLRAMKTPVSVAFAETSVNQGDIKYEQQQYLEQFLARLEGSKAHPASIALSNADGATRVWPKLVPQLPPTLGRAMLAAAGESSKAFPGYEGSIRYRRAASDEVPVYSPLQIDSLVNPDVLPYLQPAIEGRYVLIGGDIVDYDRVATSLTAATGETPPGMQVHAEMIAQMLDGARLSQPAPVVLWLLGLAVVLTAALTGLVELRNLRIYPLLAIQFAALLGVPFLLQWRGVDTYGLPAAGWLLGWILAFSAVTSAARASSAVQRRFAQGALGKYLPREMAEEILEHPERLSLHGEKKEIYVLFSDLEGFTKMSHALQPEMVAKLLNRYLDMLSDVVLEHGGVIDKFVGDAVVAFWGAPIAKPDDGARAAKAGYAVWQAGEEFRKSIDPSLPPVGKTRVGLHFGEAVIGNFGGKSRIQYTALGDSMNTASRLEAANKALYSSVMASREFADRSGLDWWRPMGRVVLRGRMKPVDLFEPAPDFPQEDRAALYQAMILVEKDKPAALEVLRGVAERHPDDAALANLVERTERLSNNYAFILG